The genomic interval CGCGCCTTACGATTCCGCGGGCGCGCAGGGAATCCGCAGCAATGCTGTTGCGATTGCGGGCGATGTCCCGCCGCAGATATCCAGTATTTCGCCGCAGGGCGGGGATTCGGGCGGAGTCGTCCAGTTCTCCGCGTCCGTGTTCGGCACAGCGCCGTTCGATTATTCGTGGGATTTCGGCGGCGGCGCGGTTCCGAATACTACGATAGATCCGTCCCCTACCGTGACGCTGGGCGCTACGGGGATTTATTCCGCGTCAGTTACCGTAACCAACTCCGCGGGAAACGACACTTACGATTTCAATCTGTACGTCGTCGGCTCCAATACGCCGCCGCAGATTTTTTCGGTTTCGCCGCTTGCGGGCGAGGCTACATCCAATGTCCAGTTTTCCGCGGAGGTTTCCGGCTCGTCGCCATTATCCTATGCATGGGACTTCGGGGGCGGGGCCGATCCCGATGCTTCCAATTCCCCAAGTCCCGCGGTCGCGCTATCCGCCGCGGGAAGCTATGATTGTTCGCTTACGGTTACCAATCCTTACGGCAGCGACGCGTTCGATTTCACGCTGGATATTTCCCCGTACAACGCGCCGCCTGTCGCGCAGGCGTCGGTCACGCCGATTATCGGCGACTCCCCGCTTACGGCGACGCTTCTTTCCACAGGCTCGTCCGACCCGGACGGGGCTGTCGTTCTTTACGAATGGGACTTCGATTCGGACGGGACTTACGACTATTCCACCCCCTCCCCCGCGCCAATCGAGCATGTGTATCCGGGCGAAGCCGCGGGCGGGCCTTACGAGGGGAAGTACCGCGCCCGGCTGCGCGTGACCGACGACGGGGGAAAGACCGCGACCGCAGAGACGCCGGAGTTCATATCGAACGACGCGCATCTGTACTGGACATGGGAGTACGTGGACGGGGGGGCGCAGGCGGGGTATGCCGTCAGCGGCGGGAGCGTGAACATCGATCCGCGCGACGGACGACCGTGCATCGTTTACAGGGCGGAGGACGTAGGCTGGAAGATAAAGGCGGCGTGGAGGAACAACGACGGCACTTACGAATTTGATCAATACGATTTCGGGCATATGTTTTCCATGTCCAACGCCGCGATGAAGCCGGATGGAACCATGGTGCTTGCTGTTCACTGGTACGACGAAGTGACAATGGAAAGCCAGTTGAGCGCGATCTGGAGAACCCCGGATGGAGTATGGACAGACGAGCTAGTTGACAGCGAAGGCATCGATATTGGAAGAGATCCAAGAATTGCGCTAAATGATATGAATCTTCCTGGAGTTATTTATTCATATTCGGCTGTTGCCTGGGACATTCCAGCCAATCAGGTTCGCTATGCCTTTTACAACGGAATTCAATGGCAAGTTGAAATAACCGATATAGATGT from bacterium carries:
- a CDS encoding PKD domain-containing protein; this translates as MNVRYAGKKAAGKFVLIIILIAAAAGCGNARSGSKPSHDQSELISYLSRVLDEKLAEYGTADRAVAAAPSGASGRVDNLSYDSQNQTLSWTYKNTGDYDLSGEVGVSDITPIALHWLAKTNDTLGDDALEAWIDGDASGEVAVGDITPIAINYLSEVAGYRILTSDSADGSFTQIGSDIPFGATGQFPKGFTIPVPSGALAFVAVAPYDSAGAQGIRSNAVAIAGDVPPQISSISPQGGDSGGVVQFSASVFGTAPFDYSWDFGGGAVPNTTIDPSPTVTLGATGIYSASVTVTNSAGNDTYDFNLYVVGSNTPPQIFSVSPLAGEATSNVQFSAEVSGSSPLSYAWDFGGGADPDASNSPSPAVALSAAGSYDCSLTVTNPYGSDAFDFTLDISPYNAPPVAQASVTPIIGDSPLTATLLSTGSSDPDGAVVLYEWDFDSDGTYDYSTPSPAPIEHVYPGEAAGGPYEGKYRARLRVTDDGGKTATAETPEFISNDAHLYWTWEYVDGGAQAGYAVSGGSVNIDPRDGRPCIVYRAEDVGWKIKAAWRNNDGTYEFDQYDFGHMFSMSNAAMKPDGTMVLAVHWYDEVTMESQLSAIWRTPDGVWTDELVDSEGIDIGRDPRIALNDMNLPGVIYSYSAVAWDIPANQVRYAFYNGIQWQVEITDIDVTQYTDQMDCLVYNGSTPFAIVSDDILLTFERSQAGIWTESVLDASAPTSFVGAAALTLNGQIQILAGMDETNQVYWYGESGSGWNRELVFDGIDEHHWIMPGFPGIYAHSGRTYAAFSFYDQPYIMYFCYSIGSAWRQEAAKVGLDAPAVSNQLVVRNDGSVVLALFDSQTREVMLGIRQPTG